A single genomic interval of Littorina saxatilis isolate snail1 linkage group LG17, US_GU_Lsax_2.0, whole genome shotgun sequence harbors:
- the LOC138951690 gene encoding acid phosphatase type 7-like, producing MATVVGFAFLVFSLPAIFCLPLYQQPEQIHLSYGGVPSEMWVTWVTQDYTSGSTAWYGQDGLEQRADGTVTKFVDGGALHRTMYMHRVKMTGLQPGKRYVYIVGGEDGWSSKFTFKAILDGTKWSPYLVVYGDMGNYNAQALPMLQLDAMQGNFDAILHVGDYAYDMDTDNALVGDEFMRQIESVAGYVPYMTCPGNHEQAYNFSNYRNRFTMPGGDGTGMYYSWNIGPAHILSFNTEIYFWGNTHENIKRQYDWLEADLKKANLPENRAVRPWILAMGHKPMYCSNVDGGELCTNPKNPIRNGTAVFWPNLEDLFYKYGVDIEFYAHEHSYERLWPLYKSKVCNGSTAEPYTNPRAPVHIITGSAGDAEGQTKFRKTVTDWSAFSTDDYGWTNIKIANDTHLKIQEVSIDKNGEIIDDVWLIKTKRGPGMYNC from the exons ATGGCGACTGTAGTAGGTTTCGCCTTCTTGGTTTTTAGTTTACCTGCGATCTTCTGCCTTCCCCTGTACCAGCAGCCAGAACAAATTCACCTGTCCTATGGTG GTGTGCCGAGTGAGATGTGGGTGACCTGGGTGACCCAGGACTACACGAGCGGGTCGACGGCTTGGTACGGCCAGGATGGGCTAGAACAGCGTGCGGATGGCACGGTGACCAAGTTTGTGGATGGTGGGGCTCTGCACCGCACCATGTACATGCACCGCGTCAAGATGACCGGCCTTCAGCCAGGAAAACGATACG TGTACATCGTGGGCGGAGAGGACGGATGGAGCTCCAAGTTCACCTTCAAGGCCATTCTGGACGGCACAAAATGGAGCCCCTACCTGGTAGTGTACGGAGACATGGGTAATTACAACGCTCAGGCCCTTCCCATGCTGCAACTGGACGCCATGCAAGGCAACTTTGACGCCATTCTCCATGTTG GTGACTATGCATATGACATGGACACC GATAATGCCTTGGTGGGAGATGAGTTTATGAGACAGATTGAGAGTGTAGCTGGATATGTGCCGTACATGACCTGTCCCGGCAATCACGAACAAGCCTA CAATTTCTCAAACTACCGCAACAGGTTTACCATGCCAGGTGGTGATGGGACTGGCATGTACTACAG CTGGAACATAGGACCAGCTCACATCTTGAGCTTCAACACAGAGATCTACTTCTGGGGCAACACTCACGAAAACATCAAGAGGCAGTATGACTGGCTGGAGGCAGACCTGAAGAAGGCGAACCTGCCAGAGAACAGAGCCGTTCGGCCATGGATCCTGGCTATGGGCCACAAGCCCATGTACTGCTCCAATGTCGACGGCGGAGAGCTGTGCACTAACCCTAAAAACCCT ATCCGGAATGGAACTGCAGTATTTTGGCCCAACCTTGAGGATCTGTTCTACAAGTACGGAGTGGACATTGAGTTCTACGCTCATGAGCATTCCTACGAGAGACTCTGGCCACTGTACAAGTCTAAG GTATGCAATGGCAGTACTGCGGAGCCTTACACCAACCCCAGGGCTCCTGTTCACATCATCACAGGATCTGCT GGTGACGCAGAGGGTCAAACGAAGTTCCGCAAGACAGTCACAGATTGGAGTGCATTCAGCACTGATGACTATGGGTGGACCAACATAAAAATTGCAAATGACACCCACCTGAAGATACAGGAGGTGTCTATTGAcaag AATGGGGAAATCATCGATGATGTCTGGCTGATCAAGACAAAGCGAGGACCTGGAATGTATAACTGTTGA
- the LOC138951693 gene encoding translin-associated protein X-like, translating into MASNKDKGQHGRKKQVSVNENSPVIKAFRGYQTALDTRHDKHERIVKLSRDITIESKRAIFLLQRCAGGDSTETQGIMKQAESKLKEVQQTRFLHVAQELDQEDHYQFIRAYSPGLQEYIEAISFFHYLKDGSLITLSQVEKDLKFPRPSTPLAQPTATADTSATQVSSSSASAKTAETMQKDKNKASDDSAAELTSTSGSNRAEKTSTGGCDMIFVTVPPVEFMLGIADLTGELMRTAIMSVNAGNLDHPVEICKFMRIIHDAFTSYGNTARELTRKMSTLRQSLGKVENACYTLKVRGSEIPKHMLADIFTSMSADGLFVEDMEDSGYD; encoded by the exons ATGGCGTCTAACAAAGATAAAG GGCAACATGGCAGGAAGAAGCAGGTCAGTGTGAACGAGAATTCTCCAGTGATCAAAGCGTTCCGTGGCTACCAGACTGCTTTGGACACTAGGCATGACAAGCATGAGCGTATTGTGAAACTCAGTCGTGACATCACCATTGAAAGCAAACGTGCCATTTTCCTTCTGCAGAGATGTGCAGG AGGGGACTCTACTGAAACACAAGGAATAATGAAGCAGGCAGAGAGCAAACTGAAGGAGGTTCAACAAACCAGGTTCTTGCACGTGGCCCAGGAACTAGACCAAGAGGACCACTATCAGTTCATCAGAGCTTACTCACCAG GTCTACAGGAGTACATCGAGGCTATCTCTTTCTTCCACTACCTCAAAGATGGGTCACTCATCACCCTCTCCCAAGTGGAAAAAGACCTCAAGTTCCCAAGACCCTCCACACCTTTAGCTCAGCCAACTGCTACTGCTGACACCTCTGCAACTCAGGTGTCTTCCAGTTCTGCTTCGGCTAAAACCGCAGAAACTATGCAAAAAGACAAGAATAAGGCAAGTGATGATTCTGCTGCTGAATTAACCAGTACAAGTGGCAGCAACAGAGCTGAGAAAACCAGTACAGGTGGCTGTGACATGATTTTCGTTACTGTTCCGCCAGTAGAGTTCATGCTAGGAATCGCCGACTTGACTGGTGAGCTCATGCGTACAGCCATCATGAGCGTCAATGCAGGAAACTTAGACCACCCTGTGGAGATATGCAAGTTCATGCGCATTATTCATGACGCGTTCACGTCTTATGGCAACACAGCTCGCGAGCTGACTCGCAAAATGTCGACCTTGCGACAGAGTTTGGGCAAAGTTGAGAATGCGTGTTATACGCTAAAGGTTCGTGGATCCGAGATTCCCAAGCACATGTTGGCTGACATTTTCACGTCAATGTCAGCTGACGGACTGTTTGTTGAAGACATGGAAGATTCAGGTTATGACTGA
- the LOC138951691 gene encoding tubulin-folding cofactor B-like, with the protein MSHNIQVITEDFLNVTITSNISSFGSEKRFPKSTTVGNLKGKLELVTGGSARSMKLFAYDKENKLVCALDNDDALLGSYPIDSGMILHVEDKQLCAGEFDDVSKVEKFEIPEDEYAKRTDSVRAFKEKNKIGRFNPEAQKKKEEEQKQKEEEEKQQAATMKAGDRCQVRVPGQPSRRGTVRYVGEADFKPGLWVGVQYDEPHGKNDGSVAGKRYFECPQKYGGFVKPTAVEVGDFPEEDLGFDEDEM; encoded by the exons ATGTCTCATAATATACAAGTGATCACAGAAGACTTTCTCAATGTTACGATCACCAGTAACATTTCTTCTTTCGGAAGCGAGAAACGGTTCCCGAAGAGCACAACAGTGGGAAATCTGAAG GGAAAGCTAGAGCTTGTTACTGGAGgttcagctaggtcaatgaaacTCTTTGCATATGACAAGGAAAACAAACTGGTCTGCGCTTTGGATAACGATGATGCTCTTCTCGGCTCTTACCCCATTGACAGTGGGATGATATTACAT GTTGAAGACAAGCAGTTATGTGCTGGAGAGTTCGATGACGTATCAAAAGTGGAGAAATTTGAAATTCCTGAAGATGAATATGCCAAGCGAACAG ACAGTGTGCGAGCTTTCAAAGAGAAGAACAAGATTGGCAGATTCAACCCAGAAgcacagaagaagaaagaagaagaacagaagcagaaggaagaagaagaaaaacagcaAGCTGCAACCATGAAAGCAGGAGACAG GTGCCAGGTACGGGTACCAGGCCAGCCTTCAAGAAGAGGAACAGTACGATATGTGG GAGAAGCAGATTTCAAGCCTGGCCTATGGGTTGGTGTTCAGTATGACGAGCCCCACGGTAAAAATGATGGCAG TGTTGCTGGGAAAAGGTACTTTGAATGCCCTCAAAAGTACGGTGGTTTTGTCAAGCCTACTGCTGTGGAGGTCGGAGACTTCCCTGAGGAAGACCTGGGCTTTGACGAAGATGAAATGTAG